The DNA segment ATTAAAGAATATAATGAGGTCGGCGGTTTCCCATCCAAAGAACAAGTGGTTAAAAACcattaaaaacacaaatatcaATAATGGTGTAGAAATTTTGAAGAATCAGATGGGTAGAGCTAGAGTTTCCCATCCGAAAAATATTGCTACTATCATAGTGAAGAATGAATCAAAGGCACAGTACCATCTTTAATTTTTGGAGAAATCCAAATGAGTTTTGggtgttatatatttatataatgaaGTGTAAATGGCCAAGGCTCAATTTGGGTTGCTGTTTTTCTTGTCAAATGCATTTCATATGGTAAACGTTTACTTAGTGATGCCTATCGTTTCTGAGATTTCGCAGGCACTGGCTATGCAATGGACAAAGCCTCCTAGGGGATGTTAATTTGGCTAATCTTGAGCTGATCATACCCTCTACAGGTCCATCAAAAACCCTTCTTCGTACAGAAGGGATGCTAGTTGCACTTGGTATATCATATAATTGGTTTATCTTTTTCTATGTGGGATGGTTATACTCTGGAACCCCAGCATGTTTTTAACTAGTGTCGTAATATACTTAATAAATTTGGCATGAAGTCAGCCACAAATTAAAATTTGTCCCAGCATGTTTTTAACTAGTGTCGTAATATACTTAATAAATTTGGCATGAAGTCAGCCACAAATTAAAATTTGTCCCAAACTAGCTAAATTATCATATTCTTAAGTTTGCAAATTTAAGTTctataattcaaaatatatagttCAGGTGATATCCTTACTACTCACTTAGGTCTAGGTATGTTCTGCCACTTGGTGGGTaatctttttttatatagtCTCAATTTAGCCGAAAAAACAAACTAAGTGAAAAtagtaggggtgttcaatccggatatcggttcggtttcggttcggttttttcggtttttggtatttcggttagtaaaatataactaccattctaaatccatatttacttcggttcggttcggtttatataccgtcggttttcggtttattcggttttataccaaaaaacataattattttgtttgagatcatattatatgaattttagaatcatattgtcaacacagtcatttattaaaaatatattacatgttcaaatagatgaacaaaaagtaaaaatgcttctaccatcaaataaaataatcaattctataactaaaatcaaagcttgaaattttgaaaataaaaatatgaaacaaaacagaaacataaaagaaaagtttttccactcttccatatttagtgttcattaaagtcatgctttttcaattgaaaattttccattaattattgtccatcaaatttataatcttcatattaattaagtgaagactaaaataaataaaaaagatcaaaaaaaagacttagaaaataagatgtatgaattgcgatgtattttatttagttatagttcaagtgttttacaaattaaggttttttattactataaaattatggtaatagttattaacacaaatttaacttatgtaacaaatagattttcatgtattgttttaaaatagatacatatttacatgtttctacttttaatcggtttttttcggtttattcggtttaatcggttatataccaaaccatatccaaatcctacggtttttataaaattatatccattcggtttatatggtatataccaaaaccaaaccatattgtctatttcggttcggttcggttcggtacggttcggttttaccatattgaataGCCCTAGAAAATAGTGTTTTAAAAAGAGTTTTAGATGGCTGTTAAAGGGGCTTGTAGACGCTAATATTTCACAGCAAtatttatacaatataaaaatcttaagattttaataacaaaattatatagtccattatttataaattatgatactttatatatcatatattaaattatccaaaataaaataatatgaattttataaatataaattaaaataacatgCTATATTAACaactatattattatattcaCAAATGCTTAAATGTACTTTAAGTTTCTATAGCCTTCTTTGAGGTTGCAGTAGATCACCACCTACTTAACacctaatattttcttaaacaatgatcaaatgtttttaaaataaagctTTTAATATTGTTCAAAAGCTCAAAAGTCTTGAGTCTTGAGTCAAGACTTGAGTACATTGAGTCAAGTCTTGAATCTTGAGTCTTGAGTCTTGAGTCAAGACTTGAGTAcatttgaccccaaaaaaaagttttgaaacaAGATAAGAATACATTGATTTGTTTCCAAATTATACactaacaaaaaacaaattgtaaCACCAAAGGAAAACAATAAACATTTACACGTCGATGAATACGATCATAGACCAAATAGATGCATTCAACGTAAAATAAATAGTTAGTCATCCCTTCAAGTATGTTCAATCTAACAACCTTTTCCACAAAATTTACAGAACAATGGCTTTGTCTAGTAAGCCTCATtgcatattaatgtttatgATCTCATTTTATACTCTTACTCTTTTTGCATCAGCGTTAGAAGTCTCAGATGCTGTGGCGGACGCACCAGGACCAGGATCTGGTGGTGACGGCTTCATACCTCTAGCAAAAAAGCATGTCGTGATCCGCAACGTTGTACAGAACAGGCAAACTCATGAATGTACATTGCAAATCTAGTGACGATGACTTGGGGTTGATCCATATCCCTTTTGGTAATTCCTGGGGTTTCCGATTTCGTGTTAACATTTGGGAAACTACAAGGTTTCGTTGCCATTTTACGTGGTATTTCGGCGGATCGCactattttgatatatttagtACATGGAGACGATAATGATTTTGGAAAGACTCCAGTTTGTAAAGAATGTATTTGGGAGGTGGGAAGAAACAACGAAGACGAGGCTATGTGTCGTATAACTCAAGATGGATCAGTTCGATATTGTTTCACGTGGGACGATGATGTGTAAGAAAATAGCTTATTGTTATTACCATCGTAATAGATTGTAACAGAATAATACCATTCATAATGTTGTAATGGTTAAAAGCtttctttgaagatttatttttatcgtacgatttatttttatatctagATAAGCAAAATAAATTTCGAAGTACATAAGCCAAAAAATAAAGATGAAAAATTAACTACCacaataatattacaaaaaaaataaattactttgTTCATTTCTCAAAGTGGGtgctaaatattaaaaatgaacaaaaattatttgtttaagGATTTATAGTGTAAATAATTTCGGAAAGCTTGACAGCTAATCAAGATCTTAAGTTCGAAAATTAGACCAAACATGTTGATGGTACTCCATAGTACTTAGGTATTGATCGGtgttttgaaaaccggaccAGACCGGCCGGTAGAACCGATCCGATCGTGACTCGTTGAATAAGCCGATCCCGGTTTGGTTTAAAACCCGGATCTGCAAAAATTATAATCCAATAAAACCGGTGACCTGGATTATTTTGAAAACTCAGTTctaaaaatcaacatataattaatgtacgttttaattgtcattaaattttaattctTTACAATTaatgtatgtatttaattttttttatttatttctatttttgtaagaaaaagaaaaaaaatatatctttggctctcatatactattttaatttttcatagaatttaaaatttaaaattttagttgtaataataaataaatgcaGTAATTTTAATAATCAATCATTTGGGTCTTCGTCAGTTTATATAGTTTTCACTTATTTACTGTATATATAGctaaatttatgtttattattcTAGTTACTGAAAGAGAACAAAGAACATATTACATTCAGAACTACTTTCTAGGTTTAGATAATGATAATATatcattataaatatttaattttgaaaaacagaAAGGTCGGTTCAACAGGTTGAACTGGTCTAACCAGTCAACCAGTAGCTATACCGAATCAGTATTCGGTCTGGTTTTCAAAACATTGGTATTGATGTTATTCATTACTACTATAGAACACTCTAAGGCTGGGAGCATTAAGTTTCAATATACTGGTTTATCTTTTTATATGtggattaggggtgggcgttcgggtacccgttcgggtttggatcgggtatttcggatttttggatatttcggtATATAAGTATAGAAcctgttcgggtatttctgtacttcggatTGGGTTTGGATACTTTTAGTttgggttcggttatttcggatcgggttcggatatatagattttgaaaaaaaaaattaaatttttcatttctcaaattcttatatttaaaaatataactttcacttaattaattttttatttttaatagattgaatggttaatagatttggacataacattttgaaactaaaaaagacattaatttggttattgtttgaaattttggatgtagctttttgttaattcttgaaataaaaagctaaacatgcattttaagtgagtagcaaatcattttctctGTAATTCTATGTAAatcatatgaatttaaagtatgtgtagtatcaatataaatattttatataaaatgagagatgtaagctagaaatatatggttaattatacatatgtttagttatcttcggatatccattcggattcggatattacccgtttgggttcggatatccaatctctcctaattcaatacctgttcagatattttgctacttcggttcgggttttaCGGATCGGATTCGGGTGCAGCTTCGAATATCGTGTAATGTGTCCACCCCTATGTGGGATAGTTAAAGCAATCCTAATGGTAAATTCTCAAATATatgaaatgttttaaaaattggacCGCATACCGACTCAATATATCTATTGGGTTGTTGGTTGAACTAGTTCAATCGGCTGAACTGAGTTTTCTGTTTttccaaaattaatttttttataatgatatcatcatGACCTAAAAAGTAGTTATATATATGATACACTATTTGTTCTCTTTCATTAactagaaaattaaatataatttttgccATTATACAGTAAAAGTGAATACTGTGTAGATTGTAACTGATAAACACTCAAATGATTGACCGTTTAAATTAtcgtatttatttattcttacaaCTAAAATCTCAAATTTTATGAATATGGCCAAAATGAAAACTGTATATGAGAGATCAAAATAgagattttacttttttttcttaagagaatagaaataaatataaaaataaattattgaaatttaataacagttaaaatacattaattatgtGTTAAATTTTATAACCGGGTTTCCAAGTTGACCATTGTCACCGATTTTACCgatttttagtagattttaCTGAGTTTtctcaaattcaaattttataccAATCCAAACTCAGATTATTCAACGAGAtgaacaaaaaatgaaaatcacTTCATTTATGgaataatcttttattttatgttcaatctttatttttcactccattttggagtaaatTAAAGAATCAGGATGAAGATGTTCTAATTAGGCATGGGCGTTTGGGTATTCGTTGGCGTTgggatcgggtttttcggatttcggttctttTTGATAACACCTCCTAGGTCccattctagtaaatttgcaaGTATGAGTTAGGCtcggatataacacatcgggttcggatcggtttgtatcacatcatagaactcataaaataatcatatatcattcggattcgggttatatcggatcggttcggatatacctgaaataaaatctaaaaattaaaagcaaaacataagaaatatatacttatttatactccctccgttttttaaataagtcgttttagaattgtgcacattgattaaaaaatcattaattttatatatttccttaacaaaaacatcattaattatttacctaaccacaaatcaaccaataataaaatagaaggtatattatcattggtcatataccattaagtattaataaattttacatagaaaaccgaaaacgtcatataatttggaacataaaaatttctctaaaatgacttatattaaaaaaaacggaggaagtatataattaagtatttaaagtagttatttaaattttaaatacttattgttagataccatatcaaaataaatattaaattgaatATCTGAAGTGTGAAGATCGCACCAATCTTGAACTGATTAGAACTTCTATTCTACGGAGCACACAGTCGATCTATTCACCCGGTGTTCACCGCACCACCACCATTAACTAGGTGTGTGGCCGCTATACTTCACCGGAGCTGGGATTGAACCAGCAATCTACTATCTTCAACGAATGATCTCACACTCGAGTCACCATCTCTACAGCTCAATCTCACGGACTCACTCTCTTGTTAATCTCGCATCAACTGATCTAACAACTCCTAATCAGCTATGCTTATTAACTCTTAACTACAGCTAACAGACTCTTATAACTCGAGTTAGTTAACCTGAACACGTGTACATATCACACGCGTATCTCCTAGCTAAAGAGAGAGGTCCGGTTCATTCTCAATTACAAGCTTAAACCATTCTAAACCAAGTCTAATCTAAACTAAGCAATTGAACTTAAACCGATACAAGATTTGTCTATAACCAACATGAAGTATATActcatgtttcatataattacaTTGTATATTAGTTTGGACATTCAAACCGGTTTCTTCAGATATCTTTtcggattttttggttttttcggtttttcggattagccgttcgggttcggttaataacacttcgagTTCGCatatgttttgtaccaccttacaagatccattcagatattttttacattttggaCCGAGTGCGGATTGGATTTTTCtgttcgggtttggttcggatttcggaTTATGGATTTTATGCCCATGCGTAATTCTAATGCgggataaaaataaaactacaagagaataaaaacaaacaagaaaaatcaATTCTATATAACAAATGAATTATTGAAGATTGAGCAAATAATGAATGACAATTTGTTTCACCATGAAAAAACTCACCTAAATTTGTTTCATATGTAGATGTAGttattgttgtaaaaaaaaagttagttgaTAAACTTTGAGTTGATTCTTGTTAATTTTGGGATTCTGATTGCTAAAAtttattcataaaattaatGTCAAAATCATTCAACTCTTTTCACAACCTTTTTCACAGTGAAAATCAATAAACATAGTtaacactaaattttaatttatcactTCAAATCTTttcaataacaatagattttaaactcttttaataaagatattataaatacaaaaactaataacaatagattttaaaCCTTTacaataatttgtttaatacaaaatcaataacactaaatatataaaaaaaggaatTTAAATCAACCATTAAATAACATTAGATTTTTTGGAATGTAAAGTCTATCCAAATCCAACGAACGTCTTTATTtgaacatctttttttttttttgaaagtctATCTACTCGTATCTCAAATGAGATGTTTCGAGATAAGAGGtttccaaaattttgaaattgtaACTGAGTCAATCAAGACCAAAATACATTAATTTGTTTCCAAATTGTAGTAAATTATACCagaaataaatttataactgtcgccaaaataaataaatttgtaactcCAAAGTAAAGCATTAAATTAACATTTACAGGGCGATGtacaattatataaatatactacTACGTACATATCAAATAAATGCATTCAACGTAAGGTTAGTCATCCCATCCCTTCGAATAGATTTACATTTAAATAGGGAACAAAGTTTAATCGAACAACCCATTCCATATAATTTTCATTAGCAATGGCTCTCTATGATAAGTCGCATAGCATTTTCATGATTATGATCTCATTTTATAGTCTTTATACTATTTTTGCATCAGTGTTAGATGTCTCAAATGCTGTGCAGGAAACATCAACATCAGGATCTGCAGGCGTTGACGGCTTCTGGCCTCTAGCACCAAAGCATGTCATAATCAACAACACTGTACAGAGCAAGCAAACTCTGAATGTACATTGCAAATCTAGTGAAGATGACTTGGGGTTGATCCATATCCCTTGGAACCAAACCTGGGGTTTCAAATTTCATGTTAACGTTTTCAAAACTACGAAGTTTAGATGCCATTTTACGTGGGGTGTAGGCGAATCTCacgaatttaatatatttacggTAGCAAGAGACGACGACAATTTTGGAGATTATGAAGTCTGTAAAGTATGTATTTGGGAGGTGGGAAGAGACAATAAAGGGAAAGCTATGTGTCGAGTAAATCGAGATGAATTGAATCATCCTGTTTGTTTCCCTTGGGACGATAAAGTTATTTTGTAAGAAGGAGAAGATTATTGTTGTTACTCtatatctaatataaaaagTGTTATAATCGtaatagattattttaaaataataccaTTCATATTGTCCGAATGCTTGAAAATCCTTTCCTTTGAAAACACAAAGAAAGTAGTGTTCATATATTGAATATactagaaataataattttaaatataatactatttattttaaaatatttttttaatttagatttggcattattcttttatattttaacttcatcaatttgaaaaaataaaaccataaatatatttttctagcGTTGCTCttttaatttggttttattatttcaatttaatttatttaaattttaataaatttaacatttataaaaatattttttttgtattaattttgcatttaaagtttatttattttaagtatgTCTCTTATCACTAGTTTTAAATATGTCaatatctaaatataaattcaaataaaattagatattttttttgttttagttaaaatatattaaactggtaaaaaataaatttttatttaatcttgtgaagagaaaaaattaaattaaattttagtcaTTGAAATATCAACAAATTTTCATTTGATTAGAATTactttagttttgtatttgttaATACACACTTACAATTAATTTTGATGAATATGTATATTTGTACAGAAGATATCATATATGTTgatgtaaaaattatttttaattatgtttaattttttattaatgtgatatatacattatatatatatatatatatatatatatatatatatatatatattgtttcagTTGTGATAtatcaattattaatttttttatgctgatttattatgatgttaaaaattgtaatttattagatattatcatatttaaaaaatattgccaAAAACATAAACTTTCTCGAATAAGCCTCATTGCATATAATGTTTATGATCACAATTTTTATTCTTACTCTTTTTGCATAATGTTCGAATGCCCAAAAGCCTTCGTTTGAAGTTTTTATGTATctagtttttatatatctacataagcagactaaatttttagtacatacaccaaacaaaaaaaaagatgaagggAATCAACCAcattatattacactttttttttgttaacacattaaaatttcaaataaactaCTTTGTTCATCGCTCCAATTGGGTGCTACTATTACCAGAGTCAGTTCTAGGTTTGGCCGGGTGAAAGATTCGGTTCAACTCTAATTTCTAAAGAACTACATTATACATTAAATAGTatggtttttaactttttatattattaaatatttttatcattctAATCCAAAAAATGTATATAGTCCCGTAAATCTAAGATCCATTCCCGACTACCCCTTGTTTAAATTCAACGAAGGTTGACTGACTCTCAAACTATATATTCATCTCTATGCTCCGCTCTGCTCAAGAATCAGTGTGTTAGGATCTAGCTGCATAACGAATGTGTTCCATTTGTTTTTGCCCCAATAAGTCTTGATACGACAACAACCATCACcatcaaccacaaaaaaaattcatgtaagcactttttggagaaaaaaaagaagcaagaaCACGATGAAGCAAAGCATGTAAGGCATGTGAAATCCTATAGTGAGGCACTGAGGTAGCCTTTCAGTATGGTCGGAGACATGAGATCGAGCGTTGCGTTGATGCTGCCCAAACAAATCTCGCTGCAGATGCAACTCGCGTCTTCACGACAACCTAGGAACTAGGAAGTGACGATTGCTATGATCTCTTCTTGAACGGTGTATCAACCTTGTCTTTCTTGCTTCTTCCACACGTAAGGGACATGCGGTCTCAGTTTCACCGGTGTAATatgaactataaaattataattttaattacctCGCATagttctggaaaaaaaaaaaaaaaaaaaaaaaagcatagtTCTGGAGAATATTTTTCAAATGCAAAAACATGCTACAAGATATTTTGTTCCAATTCCAAACATTTAATATTTACCAAATAACACATTATCATGCCATATTTTTCAAGAACTTTGTCAATAAATGTTTTCTAAGACAACTCTAAACTTCCAAGTGATCTATCACggaaaaaattaactaaaaggTTTTGAATTTGAACGCTCCCGGGCACGATAACCGAGAAACCTCAGATATGTTTGGTTCCGGACGCCGGTGGAGCATGAGTTCCTTGGCGTCAACCCCCATCCCCACTGCTTTTGCCTCTCTTCTATGTTCGTTTTAACTTGTATTCTGTTTTAATGTCGCTCTTTTACATACTTTATGTTCTGGGTCACGCCGTCGTCGTCTCTGATCACTGTGGCGTGCTCACCGGAACAACACCGTCAATCAGGGATTCCCGAAACCCTCGTCCAATAATCACCACCACAATCACTTTCGCCTCCTTTCTCATTTATCGGTGGTGGGCTTACCGGGATCATCTTTATCATCTCTAGCATCCTTATCATTTGGAGAAGCAAACCGTCTTAAcctttgtttcctttttaaacAGTGTTTCCCTTCCAAATGTTAAATGAAAGTGTCTATTCACCTATAAACGTTTTGTTATCTTGTGTAACGGTCTGTTCGGAGTATGAAGATGCAACTGATTTTATTTCGACGATATTCCAATGTGCGGATTTGGTGTCACAATTTAAAATCACTAATTCTTAAGCATCTAGTGGTTCCATGAACCTCTGTTGGAGACCAAATCGGATTTTCTATACTATTTACTTAATAAATATAGTATAATACATTAAGATAGTGCTTCAATTGTCCCTTTAACTACTTATTTTATACTCTCTCTGTGAATATTCACCAAATTTTTCCTAATATTGGTAGTGTTTGTTTAAACTCCCCTCTTGCTTATCTTACATATCTAGTTTGTATGCAAGTTATGCCAtgcagtattttttttttgtcaacagatATACCATATAGTTTTGATAATCctccatataaaatataaattttggaaaccccttaacaaaaaaaaacataaattttggaATCTTATAACATAAAGAAGAAGACAACTCTCTTTTTATGCTGCCAGCGCAACAAATAAGGCGAGGAGTTCGCGACACCTGTCCCCTCTGATCAAAACTCATCGTTTCATTTATGTGATGTCTTATACTCTGCCTTTCTTTTAGCGTCACGTGCCAGCCGCAAGATATTTAGGGTTTGGTATTCCTCTTCAGTAATTAACgaagagtcttcttcttcaatctctGATATAGCTATGGAGTTTTGATATCTTCAATCCACATGAAGAATCGTTTTTGAATCTTCGACCTGGCCTTCTGTCTTCTCTTCAGAGGTAACCTTTCTCCTAATTAAATCATCCCCTGTATCATGCTCTTTAACATCACCCCTCTTCGAACAGATCTGTTACTGAATGCACCTTATTCATCTGCAAGGCGGTTTCTCTACTTCTATAAAAGGTATGCCTTTCTTTCCTTCCCCTTCTGACCTTTTCCTTCTTCACGACTGTGACGTTTGTTTCTAGGGTTCATCGCGTGAATATCTTAACTTCTGAGATTTTGTACCTATGGCTGATAGAGATTTAGTGTGTGTATTAATATGTGCTCTCGCTTGAATATCTTAACTTCTGAGATTTTGTACTTATGGATTCAGATTTTTAGTTGTCTTGATGTGTTAGATAGAGCAGCATTACGTGGCTCAAGGTTTGAGTATTGTTGGCTACTTTCATACGAACAAGAGGTTTGGCAAAGTGGAGCTCTCTGGTGTCGCTAATAATATCGGTGATCACATCTCTCTCTATTTCCCTCATGCGCCAATCCCCTAGGCAAAGCTCTTACATTCTGCTTtcacatcatatatatatagattagtgCCAGCATTTTTCGGGTTCTGGTGGTGTTATTTAGACATCATAATTTCTACCATAGCCTCTTAAAAGGGCAAGGAAACCTCGCTAATGACACTGAGAAGTTAATATCTTCGTCACAGCAAGAGGTCTCTATCTTATCTCACTCACAAGTAAAATTATCTAACACCGATTGATCTAACTCTTTCTTTGAAAGTATTGGGTAAGAAGCTGCTGTAAAGAACAACTATGGAGGGCTCATGCCAAAGAACATCCTCTGATTTCCAAGGTCGGTTCATTTATCTACATctaaagagttttttttgtgtttctgtGGTGTGTTGTTTTATATAAGGATTATGAGCAACCATACTTTGATTCAGCTGACTGGGCTCTTTGAAAGGTAGCAAATGTTCAAACTTTGATCCAACGAGTGTTGTTTTCATTCAGATGATCAAATATAACTCTCAATAATGTTTCTATTCTCATGGTGTTATGATAACAGTAAGCAAAACAGATGGAGGAGGTGGCAAAATTGATCAACGGGAAGGAGATTGACTTTGAGGAGTTAAAACCCAAGCCAGTGTTTTAAAGGAAACGTTTCGTGACAACATTTAACAGCCTTTTTGTTTGAATCAGATGTTCTAAACGTAATCTGCGACGTTGATTCTTTCAGCACTACAAGATAACTAGCCAAGAGCTTGGGATTCTCTCTCGGAGATGCCATTATTTGTCGCTGCAGGCTACACTTTGTAAAAGAAGACGTCTTTGTCATCAAATATAGTTTTATCTGGCCTCTACAATGATAAAAATTATTGATAGGCAGATTCTAAATCAGTGTCTCACACTGGTTTCAAAGAGGACTCTACGGAGCTGTCCTTCAAGTATGGCTAGCTACAATCTCTGTTTCCAGTGTCTCAAACTGATTTTAAAAGAATGTTGTGTTCTGTTTTACAATCTCTGTTTCCAGTAGCTTAGTCTCTAAAAAATAACTAtttcttaataaattttacatattattcacaaaaaataGAGATATAGTTTATCTGTTATAACTAAATTTGATACTTTTTTAGATGTATACTTCCTTCTATAATTCTATGCATCATTGTTATATTAGACaaggattgttttttttttttgtcaaggagatgagattgttttttttatttttaattctctGTCGTTTAACTTTATTTGCTTGGTCTTTACCAAGActatagtttcattgtaacaaaAGTAATCCACGTTTAACTTTTGAATGGATCC comes from the Brassica napus cultivar Da-Ae chromosome A7, Da-Ae, whole genome shotgun sequence genome and includes:
- the LOC125576604 gene encoding S-protein homolog 5-like, whose amino-acid sequence is MALYDKSHSIFMIMISFYSLYTIFASVLDVSNAVQETSTSGSAGVDGFWPLAPKHVIINNTVQSKQTLNVHCKSSEDDLGLIHIPWNQTWGFKFHVNVFKTTKFRCHFTWGVGESHEFNIFTVARDDDNFGDYEVCKVCIWEVGRDNKGKAMCRVNRDELNHPVCFPWDDKVIL